A single genomic interval of Sceloporus undulatus isolate JIND9_A2432 ecotype Alabama chromosome 2, SceUnd_v1.1, whole genome shotgun sequence harbors:
- the LOC121920530 gene encoding putative nuclease HARBI1, whose product MTSLWGVKMASEKAFFDLVSMVEKEEERRRRRMSRIAKSLVLISRRRAALSKIAVMAASGNLDISSCLAWMATWPRIPRWWQQPRERTNWWSDEVLQRWDNDMWVSNFRMSKETLFDLANILRPELERGESRFRSPIPVEKRVALTIWWLSSPLMYRKAASRFEVGISTAAEIAIEVCLAMEKLLLRKTIQLGNYHTIMDGFQRFGFPHCIGAIDGTHISVCPPLGRREEYINRKQGFSIVLQATTDHSGRLIDIEVGKCGRSHDSHIFKNSAICEVMDEGCFVPGNPTLHVHDVAIPPLIIGDGAYPIRKWLMTPYRGELTPDKLAYNTAHCKARCVVERCFARLKSRWGCLSGRLTVKEENFISVVTACAILHNICETRGEVLDPDVEPPAKIVLPAFANNTRGHSTDHKKEGQAVRSAVTSIILGR is encoded by the exons ATGACTTCCTTGTGGGGTGTAAAGATGGCGTCGGAGAAAGCATTTTTTGATCTTGTGAGCAtggtagagaaagaagaagagcgaagaaggagaagaatgagTCGCATTGCCAAATCGCTTGTCCTCATTTCGCGCCGGAGGGCTGCTTTGAGTAAGATTGCAGTTATGGCTGCCAGCGGCAATCTAGATATATCCAGTTGTCTGGCATGGATGGCGACCTGGCCTCGCATCCCACGTTGGTGGCAACAACCCCGGGAGCGGACCAACTGGTGGAGTGACGAAGTCCTCCAGCGATGGGATAACGACATGTGGGTTTCTAACTTCCGCATGTCTAAAGAAACCCTTTTTGATCTGGCTAACATCTTAAGACCAGAGCTGGAGCGTGGGGAGTCTAGATTCCGGAGTCCtatcccggtggagaagagagtggccctaACTATTTGGTGGCTCTCAAGCCCTCTGATGTATAGGAAGGCGGCTTCCCGTTTTGAGGTTGGAATATCCACAGCTGCAGAAATTGCCATCGAGGTGTGCCTTgctatggagaagctgctgctgaggaAAACTATCCAGCTTGGAAACTACCACACG ATTATGGATGGATTTCAGAGATTTGGATTCCCACACTGCATAGGAGCTATTGATGGCACTCATATCTCTGTTTGCCCACCGCTGGGACGCAGAGAGGAATACATCAACCGCAAGCAGGGATTTTCAATTGTTCTGCAAGCAACTACAGACCACAGTGGAAGGCTAATCGACATAGAAGTAGGGAAGTGTGGGAGGTCGCACGATAGCCACATCTTTAAAAATTCCGCTATCTGTGAAGTGATGGATGAAGGCTGTTTTGTGCCCGGAAATCCCACCCTGCATGTCCACGATGTAGCCATTCCACCACTGATTATAGGGGATGGTGCCTACCCAATCAGGAAATGGCTAATGACACCATATCGTGGAGAATTAACACCTGACAAACTTGCTTATAACACTGCCCATTGTAAGGCAAGGTGCGTGGTGGAGAGATGTTTTGCGCGATTAAAATCTAGGTGGGGTTGTCTTTCTGGTagactaactgtgaaagaggAAAATTTTATCTCTGTGGTTACAGCATGTGCCATCCTGCACAATATTTGTGAGACAAGGGGAGAAGTCCTTGATCCCGATGTTGAACCACCTGCGAAAATTGTCCTCCCTGCTTTCGCAAATAACACCAGAGGACACTCTACCGATCACAAAAAAGAGGGTCAAGCTGTAAGATCTGCAGTAACTAGCATTATTTTGGGTCGGTAA
- the LOC121921641 gene encoding uncharacterized protein LOC121921641 isoform X1 — MDSHAVTESGASTQARGRVWSANEVLALLEIWKEQKLQNKLKKNYRNLDIFKDVADEMAKKNHVRSAEECRSKSKKMRFEYRKVVKHNQRSGSNPITCPFYRELEEIFHGDVSITPHRLSRSLDFEREGETTNVTEETASTSMANTGDGGTQETTTRQDSDEDSDDTCLDDTIINIPFTILESGPTQIAGSATGEQLGHLERRADGTSGGTDVRNDPDEEQEQPNVLLSPGTRLRSNRNRNRRARRGEHIARTIMQSASREAQLTRRTQERFMDIVHDSMKDCRRTEMELVNIMKEDVRRSAQDRQRMLQYMETMTELYRRKVDHECSLPTGQHVSVAQGTMHTSFRASPGDIPPSTPGPAVCTDFQEQPSTSYVGGQFQGNISPELFDELPPAYAPDGCPVTPTSNILDDDNTVENINRDVQNVVEVTDPPQNEGCIGTVQCVSNAGTSSLQCAVAPQQKQNKPCSSRTGRIIKKKNIFPIRENIYREKVLFGNLTNVSEFYVYPVMCPIKRDFNHFSLNHIKIYFPC, encoded by the exons ATGGATAGCCATGCAGTGACCGAAAGTGGTGCCTCCACACAAGCAAGGGGGAGGGTGTGGAGTGCCAATGAAGTTTTGGCCTtattagaaatatggaaagaacaaaaattgcagaacaaattaaaaaagaattatagaaatttggatatttttaaggATGTAGCTgatgaaatggcaaagaaaaaccaTGTCAGATCTGCAGAGGAATGCAGAAGCAAATCCAAAAAAATGAGATTTGAGTATAGAAAGGTTGTGAAACATAATCAGAGAAGTGGAAGCAACCCTATTACATGTCCCTTTTACAGGGAACTAGAGGAAATCTTTCATGGGGATGTTAGCATCACCCCTCATAGGTTATCCCGAAGTCTTGATTTTGAAAGGGAGGGTGAAACCACAAATGTGACTGAGGAAACCGCATCCACCTCCATGGCTAACACAGGCGATGGAGGCACCCAGGAAACAACTACCAGACAAGACAGTGATGAAG ATTCTGATGACACTTGTCTCGATGACACAATCATTAAtattcctttcaccattttggaaagTGGACCTACGCAAATAGCAGGTA GTGCGACTGGAGAACAATTGGGACACTTGGAAAGACGTGCAGATGGTACCAGCGGTGGAACCGATG TACGTAACGATCCCGATGAGGAACAGGAACAACCCAATGTATTGCTGTCTCCTGGAACAAGACTGCGATCAAACAGGAACAGGAATCGTCGCGCCAGAAGAGGAGAACATATTGCGCGCACTATAATGCAGAGTGCTAGTCGAGAGGCCCAGCTTACCCGGAGAACACAGGAACGGTTCATGGACATTGTTCACGACAGCATGAAAGACTGTAGGAGGACAGAAATGGAACTTGTAAATATTATGAAGGAAGATGTTAGGAGAAGTGCACAGGACAGACAGAGAATGTTGCAGTACATGGAGACCATGACTGAACTGTACCGGAGGAAAGTAGATCATGAATGTTCACTTCCAACGGGACAACATGTTTCTGTCGCCCAAGGAACTATGCACACATCATTCAGGGCATCTCCGGGTGATATTCCTCCCTCAACACCAGGCCCAGCTGTATGTACAGATTTTCAGGAGCAACCATCCACATCGTATGTTGGTGGGCAATTTCAAGGGAACATTTCCCCTGAACTCTTTGATGAACTTCCTCCTGCTTATGCTCCTGATGGTTGTCCTGTCACTCCTACTAGTAACATTCTAGATGATGACAACACAGTAGAGAACATCAACAGGGATGTTCAGAATGTTGTGGAAGTCACTGATCCCCCTCAGAATGAAGGCTGCATTGGAACCGTGCAATGTGTGAGCAATGCTGGAACATCTTCCTTGCAATGCGCGGTTGCacctcaacaaaaacaaaataaaccatgcAGTTCTCGTACTGGGAGgataatcaagaaaaaaaatattttccccataagGGAAAATATTTATAGGGAAAAGGTTCTGTTTGGAAACCTCAcaaatgtttctgaattctatgtTTACCCTGTTATGTGCCCGATAAAGAGGGACTTTAACCATTTCTCCTTGAACCACATTAAAATTTACTTTCCCTGTTAA
- the LOC121921641 gene encoding uncharacterized protein LOC121921641 isoform X2, with protein sequence MDSHAVTESGASTQARGRVWSANEVLALLEIWKEQKLQNKLKKNYRNLDIFKDVADEMAKKNHVRSAEECRSKSKKMRFEYRKVVKHNQRSGSNPITCPFYRELEEIFHGDVSITPHRLSRSLDFEREGETTNVTEETASTSMANTGDGGTQETTTRQDSDEDSDDTCLDDTIINIPFTILESGPTQIAGATGEQLGHLERRADGTSGGTDVRNDPDEEQEQPNVLLSPGTRLRSNRNRNRRARRGEHIARTIMQSASREAQLTRRTQERFMDIVHDSMKDCRRTEMELVNIMKEDVRRSAQDRQRMLQYMETMTELYRRKVDHECSLPTGQHVSVAQGTMHTSFRASPGDIPPSTPGPAVCTDFQEQPSTSYVGGQFQGNISPELFDELPPAYAPDGCPVTPTSNILDDDNTVENINRDVQNVVEVTDPPQNEGCIGTVQCVSNAGTSSLQCAVAPQQKQNKPCSSRTGRIIKKKNIFPIRENIYREKVLFGNLTNVSEFYVYPVMCPIKRDFNHFSLNHIKIYFPC encoded by the exons ATGGATAGCCATGCAGTGACCGAAAGTGGTGCCTCCACACAAGCAAGGGGGAGGGTGTGGAGTGCCAATGAAGTTTTGGCCTtattagaaatatggaaagaacaaaaattgcagaacaaattaaaaaagaattatagaaatttggatatttttaaggATGTAGCTgatgaaatggcaaagaaaaaccaTGTCAGATCTGCAGAGGAATGCAGAAGCAAATCCAAAAAAATGAGATTTGAGTATAGAAAGGTTGTGAAACATAATCAGAGAAGTGGAAGCAACCCTATTACATGTCCCTTTTACAGGGAACTAGAGGAAATCTTTCATGGGGATGTTAGCATCACCCCTCATAGGTTATCCCGAAGTCTTGATTTTGAAAGGGAGGGTGAAACCACAAATGTGACTGAGGAAACCGCATCCACCTCCATGGCTAACACAGGCGATGGAGGCACCCAGGAAACAACTACCAGACAAGACAGTGATGAAG ATTCTGATGACACTTGTCTCGATGACACAATCATTAAtattcctttcaccattttggaaagTGGACCTACGCAAATAGCAG GTGCGACTGGAGAACAATTGGGACACTTGGAAAGACGTGCAGATGGTACCAGCGGTGGAACCGATG TACGTAACGATCCCGATGAGGAACAGGAACAACCCAATGTATTGCTGTCTCCTGGAACAAGACTGCGATCAAACAGGAACAGGAATCGTCGCGCCAGAAGAGGAGAACATATTGCGCGCACTATAATGCAGAGTGCTAGTCGAGAGGCCCAGCTTACCCGGAGAACACAGGAACGGTTCATGGACATTGTTCACGACAGCATGAAAGACTGTAGGAGGACAGAAATGGAACTTGTAAATATTATGAAGGAAGATGTTAGGAGAAGTGCACAGGACAGACAGAGAATGTTGCAGTACATGGAGACCATGACTGAACTGTACCGGAGGAAAGTAGATCATGAATGTTCACTTCCAACGGGACAACATGTTTCTGTCGCCCAAGGAACTATGCACACATCATTCAGGGCATCTCCGGGTGATATTCCTCCCTCAACACCAGGCCCAGCTGTATGTACAGATTTTCAGGAGCAACCATCCACATCGTATGTTGGTGGGCAATTTCAAGGGAACATTTCCCCTGAACTCTTTGATGAACTTCCTCCTGCTTATGCTCCTGATGGTTGTCCTGTCACTCCTACTAGTAACATTCTAGATGATGACAACACAGTAGAGAACATCAACAGGGATGTTCAGAATGTTGTGGAAGTCACTGATCCCCCTCAGAATGAAGGCTGCATTGGAACCGTGCAATGTGTGAGCAATGCTGGAACATCTTCCTTGCAATGCGCGGTTGCacctcaacaaaaacaaaataaaccatgcAGTTCTCGTACTGGGAGgataatcaagaaaaaaaatattttccccataagGGAAAATATTTATAGGGAAAAGGTTCTGTTTGGAAACCTCAcaaatgtttctgaattctatgtTTACCCTGTTATGTGCCCGATAAAGAGGGACTTTAACCATTTCTCCTTGAACCACATTAAAATTTACTTTCCCTGTTAA